In Vagococcus luciliae, one genomic interval encodes:
- the frr gene encoding ribosome recycling factor, which produces MSQTILNDAKEKMKKSEESLRRELGQIRAGRANASLLERITVDYYGAPTPLNQLSSITIPEARVLMITPFDKSAMENIEKAILASDIGISPTNDGTVIRLVIPQLTEERRKDIAKEVGKQGENAKIAIRNIRRDAIDELKKLEKNKEISEDELRGFEKDVQTLTDASAKNIEAIVSEKEKEILDV; this is translated from the coding sequence ATGAGTCAAACGATTTTAAATGATGCAAAAGAAAAGATGAAAAAATCTGAGGAAAGTTTACGTCGTGAACTAGGGCAAATTAGAGCAGGTCGTGCTAACGCTAGTTTGTTAGAACGTATTACAGTAGACTACTACGGAGCGCCAACACCACTAAATCAACTGTCTTCTATTACCATTCCAGAAGCACGTGTTTTAATGATTACGCCTTTTGATAAATCTGCAATGGAAAACATTGAAAAAGCTATTCTAGCAAGTGATATTGGTATTTCACCAACTAATGATGGAACAGTTATTCGTTTGGTTATTCCTCAATTAACAGAAGAACGTCGTAAAGATATTGCGAAAGAAGTGGGCAAACAAGGTGAAAATGCTAAGATTGCTATTCGTAATATCCGTCGTGATGCGATTGATGAATTGAAAAAATTAGAAAAAAACAAAGAAATTTCTGAAGATGAGTTACGTGGATTTGAAAAAGATGTTCAAACATTGACTGATGCTAGTGCAAAAAATATTGAAGCAATTGTTAGTGAAAAAGAAAAAGAAATTTTAGATGTTTAA
- a CDS encoding phosphatidate cytidylyltransferase, giving the protein MRQRVITAVVALILFIPLIVIGQMPLQVVMAMLGGIAVYELFRMKGLDIKTPEGILAIVGSIVLILPRSTWYDFLPKTVNGNTLFYLVVMALLVLPVFLKNALTFDNIGFPVLVSLYVGTGFQNFISARETGLHVLMYALFIVWSTDIGAYMIGRKYGKRKLAPDISPNKTVEGSLGGILCAVVVSLVFTLIWPLTYNVFVMLLLAVIFSAVGQLGDLVESSYKRYYGVKDSGNILPGHGGILDRFDSLLFVFPLMHLVGLF; this is encoded by the coding sequence ATGAGACAAAGAGTGATTACAGCAGTTGTGGCATTAATTTTATTTATTCCACTAATAGTTATTGGACAAATGCCACTGCAAGTCGTGATGGCTATGTTAGGTGGGATTGCGGTTTATGAGTTATTTAGAATGAAAGGGTTAGACATTAAAACACCAGAGGGGATTTTAGCAATAGTTGGCTCTATTGTGTTGATTTTACCGCGCTCAACGTGGTATGATTTTTTACCTAAAACGGTGAATGGTAACACATTGTTTTATTTAGTCGTGATGGCATTATTAGTTCTACCTGTTTTTCTTAAAAATGCGTTAACTTTTGATAATATTGGTTTTCCAGTATTGGTGAGTTTATATGTGGGGACTGGTTTTCAAAACTTTATTTCTGCTAGAGAAACAGGATTACATGTATTGATGTATGCATTATTTATTGTTTGGTCTACAGATATTGGGGCTTACATGATTGGTAGAAAATATGGTAAAAGAAAATTAGCACCAGATATTTCTCCAAATAAAACCGTTGAAGGGTCTCTTGGTGGTATTTTATGTGCAGTGGTTGTGTCACTTGTTTTTACTTTAATATGGCCATTAACTTATAATGTGTTTGTGATGCTATTACTAGCTGTCATTTTTTCAGCTGTCGGACAATTGGGTGATTTGGTTGAATCATCTTATAAACGTTACTATGGTGTGAAAGACTCTGGAAATATTTTACCAGGACATGGTGGCATATTAGATCGATTTGATAGCTTATTATTTGTCTTTCCATTGATGCATTTAGTCGGATTATTTTAA
- a CDS encoding proline--tRNA ligase, whose amino-acid sequence MKQSKFFMPTLREVPSEAEAMSHKVLLRGGYIRQVSSGYYIYLPLAYKVIQKIENIMREEFAKINANEMLLPAVIPADLWRESGRYATYGDALMTFTADGDKEYLLGPTHEETFTDLIRKDVNSYKKLPLYLYQIQSKYRGEKRPRFGLLRGREFIMKDAYSFHASTESLDEGFNDFEEAYKKIFDRCGLNYRIIIGDGGAMGSNDSKEFMAIAEIGEDTIVYSNESDYAANLEMATSFYASKKSHETPLEMEKIETPGVGTIAELSDFLSISEDKTVKSLFYMADGNPVMILLRGDHELNDVKLKNYLNAVNLEPATDDEVKEVLGVEFGSLGPVGLPDTVELLADLYVQDLSNTVVGANETGYHIKNVNPGRDFEPKEYLDLRLVKEGEISPDGRGKLQFTRGIELGHIFKLGTFYSEKMKAEVLDENGKAIPVQMGCYGIGVSRLLSAITEQMSDEDGINWPAEIAPFDVHIIPINPKDEHQWNLALDIEKELESYGLDVLLDDRKERPGVKFKDADLVGAPFRITVGKKAEEEIIEVKIKKTQDELEIRRDELYATLNILNK is encoded by the coding sequence ATGAAACAATCAAAATTTTTTATGCCAACTTTGCGTGAGGTACCAAGTGAAGCCGAGGCAATGAGTCATAAAGTTTTACTTCGTGGGGGATACATTAGACAGGTATCAAGTGGTTATTATATTTATTTACCACTTGCTTATAAAGTGATTCAAAAAATTGAAAACATCATGCGAGAAGAATTTGCTAAAATTAATGCTAATGAGATGCTTTTACCAGCCGTTATACCAGCTGATTTATGGCGAGAAAGTGGTCGTTACGCAACATATGGCGATGCACTAATGACGTTTACTGCAGATGGTGATAAAGAGTATCTTTTAGGACCAACACATGAAGAAACATTTACAGATTTAATTCGTAAAGATGTGAATTCTTATAAAAAATTACCACTTTATCTATACCAAATTCAATCAAAATACCGTGGGGAAAAACGTCCACGTTTTGGTCTACTACGTGGACGCGAATTTATTATGAAAGATGCGTATTCTTTCCATGCCTCAACAGAGAGTTTAGATGAAGGCTTTAATGACTTTGAAGAAGCCTATAAAAAAATATTTGACCGTTGTGGCTTAAACTACCGCATTATCATTGGTGATGGCGGTGCAATGGGAAGTAATGATTCAAAAGAATTTATGGCCATTGCTGAGATTGGTGAAGATACGATTGTTTATTCAAATGAAAGTGATTATGCGGCTAATTTAGAGATGGCGACTAGTTTTTATGCCTCTAAAAAATCTCATGAAACACCACTTGAAATGGAAAAAATTGAAACCCCAGGTGTTGGAACGATTGCAGAATTATCTGACTTTCTATCTATTTCAGAAGATAAAACAGTGAAATCTTTGTTTTATATGGCTGATGGAAACCCTGTGATGATTTTACTTCGCGGTGATCACGAATTAAATGACGTAAAATTAAAAAATTATTTAAACGCTGTTAATTTAGAACCAGCAACAGATGATGAGGTAAAAGAAGTCTTAGGAGTAGAATTTGGTTCTTTAGGTCCTGTAGGATTACCTGATACGGTTGAATTACTAGCTGATTTATATGTACAAGATTTATCTAATACAGTAGTTGGAGCAAATGAAACAGGGTATCATATCAAAAATGTGAATCCAGGTCGTGACTTTGAACCGAAAGAATACCTAGATTTACGATTAGTCAAAGAAGGAGAAATTTCTCCTGATGGTCGTGGGAAATTACAATTTACACGAGGTATTGAGCTAGGACATATCTTTAAACTTGGTACATTTTATTCTGAAAAAATGAAAGCAGAAGTGTTAGATGAAAATGGAAAAGCTATTCCAGTTCAAATGGGGTGTTATGGTATTGGTGTGAGTCGTTTACTTTCAGCTATTACCGAACAAATGTCTGACGAGGATGGCATCAACTGGCCAGCTGAAATTGCGCCATTTGATGTACATATCATCCCAATTAATCCAAAAGATGAGCATCAATGGAACTTAGCCTTAGATATTGAAAAAGAATTAGAAAGCTATGGCTTAGATGTGTTACTAGATGATAGAAAAGAACGTCCAGGAGTGAAATTTAAAGATGCTGACTTAGTTGGTGCCCCATTTAGAATCACTGTTGGTAAAAAAGCAGAAGAAGAAATTATTGAAGTGAAAATCAAGAAAACACAAGACGAGTTAGAAATTCGTCGCGACGAGTTATATGCAACGTTAAATATCTTGAATAAGTAA
- the pyrH gene encoding UMP kinase, with protein sequence MVEPTYRRVLLKVSGEALAGEKGFGINPSVVNGLVKEIKEIHDLGIEVAIVVGGGNIWRGNIGAEMGMERSQADYMGMLATVMNGLALQDTLENLGVPTRVQTSIEMRQIAEPYIRRRAIRHLEKRRVVIFAGGTGNPYFTTDTTAALRAVEIGADVILMAKNNVDGVYSADPKLDMNATKFEELTHMEVISKGLSVMDSTASSLSMDNDIPLVVFNMNEPGNIKRVCLGEQIGTTVRGK encoded by the coding sequence ATGGTAGAACCTACATATCGTAGAGTATTATTAAAAGTTAGTGGCGAAGCATTAGCTGGAGAAAAAGGATTTGGCATTAATCCAAGTGTTGTCAATGGTTTAGTGAAAGAAATTAAAGAAATTCACGATCTTGGAATAGAAGTTGCTATAGTTGTTGGTGGCGGAAATATTTGGCGCGGTAATATTGGCGCTGAAATGGGAATGGAACGTTCTCAAGCAGATTATATGGGAATGCTTGCTACTGTAATGAATGGACTAGCACTACAAGATACACTTGAAAACTTAGGTGTACCAACCCGTGTCCAAACATCAATCGAAATGAGACAAATTGCTGAGCCATATATTAGACGTCGTGCTATTCGTCATTTAGAAAAACGTCGTGTTGTTATTTTTGCTGGTGGAACTGGTAATCCATATTTCACTACAGATACTACAGCAGCACTTAGAGCAGTTGAAATAGGTGCAGATGTTATTTTAATGGCTAAAAACAACGTGGATGGTGTATACTCTGCAGATCCTAAGTTAGATATGAATGCCACAAAATTTGAAGAATTAACTCATATGGAAGTTATTTCAAAAGGCTTATCAGTAATGGATTCAACAGCAAGTAGTTTAAGTATGGATAATGATATACCTTTAGTAGTTTTCAATATGAATGAACCAGGAAATATTAAACGAGTTTGCTTAGGTGAACAAATCGGAACAACCGTAAGGGGGAAATAA
- the tsf gene encoding translation elongation factor Ts: MGKISASMVKELRERTGVGMMDAKRALVEVEGKMEEAIDLLREKGMAKAGKKNDRIAAEGLANVYVDGNTAAIVEVNSETDFVAKNEKFQELVKNIAKLVAENKPATMEEALKIKTETGTIDSDVIEATQVIGEKISFRRFEVLEKDDNAAFGGYLHMGGRIAVLTVIDGTTDEVVAKDVAMHVAAINPRYVSQDQVSQDELNHEKKVLTEQALNEGKPEKIVEKMVIGRMNKFLAEICLVDQPFVKDPDMTVEKFVASKGGTVKEFVRFEVGEGMEKREENFADEVASQMGK, translated from the coding sequence ATGGGTAAAATTAGTGCTTCTATGGTAAAAGAATTACGCGAACGTACAGGTGTCGGCATGATGGATGCTAAACGTGCGTTAGTGGAAGTTGAAGGAAAAATGGAAGAAGCTATCGACTTATTAAGAGAAAAAGGAATGGCAAAAGCTGGTAAGAAAAATGATCGTATCGCTGCTGAAGGTTTAGCAAATGTATACGTTGATGGAAACACAGCTGCCATCGTTGAAGTTAACTCTGAAACAGATTTCGTTGCTAAAAACGAAAAATTCCAAGAATTAGTAAAAAATATTGCTAAATTAGTTGCTGAAAACAAACCAGCTACTATGGAAGAAGCTTTAAAAATCAAAACAGAAACAGGAACAATTGATTCTGATGTAATTGAAGCAACTCAAGTTATTGGAGAAAAAATCAGTTTCCGTCGTTTTGAAGTCTTAGAAAAAGACGATAACGCTGCTTTTGGTGGATACTTACATATGGGTGGACGTATTGCCGTATTAACAGTTATTGACGGAACAACAGATGAAGTCGTAGCTAAAGATGTTGCAATGCATGTTGCAGCTATTAATCCTCGTTACGTATCTCAAGACCAAGTATCTCAAGATGAACTAAATCATGAGAAAAAAGTATTAACAGAGCAAGCTTTAAATGAAGGTAAACCAGAAAAAATCGTTGAAAAAATGGTTATTGGCCGTATGAATAAATTCTTAGCTGAAATTTGTTTAGTAGACCAACCGTTTGTTAAAGATCCAGATATGACTGTTGAAAAATTTGTTGCATCTAAAGGTGGAACAGTGAAAGAATTCGTACGTTTTGAAGTTGGAGAAGGTATGGAAAAACGTGAAGAAAACTTTGCTGATGAAGTTGCAAGTCAAATGGGTAAATAG
- the rseP gene encoding RIP metalloprotease RseP: protein MKTFLTFIFVFGLIVLVHEFGHFIFAKRGGILVREFSIGMGPKLFYHRHNGTTYTIRLLPIGGYVRMAGEGEDEGELSPGMHLSLVIDENGIVTKINPTKKVQLPNSIPIELIAYDLEDELFIKGYENGDESEEKVFPVSHDATIIEEDGIETQIAPRDVQFQSASLGRRIMTNFAGPMNNFILAAVLFILVAFMQGGKYVEDPSNTIGGVIQNSVADKAGIKPGDKIIQVNSNETPKFTDISAEISSNAGKKVSLVLENDKNEKRTVEVVPEKSEQNPSIGLIGIQISNKFTPLSFFGKIQYGVTQMAANSLTIFKALGDLITGFSINKLGGPVMIFKLSESVSKSGIIAILSFTAILSVNLGIMNLIPLPGLDGGKLMLNLFEGVRGKPLSQEKEVMITMAGVVILVVLMVAVTWNDIQRFFIQ from the coding sequence ATGAAAACATTTTTAACATTTATTTTTGTGTTTGGTTTGATTGTTCTAGTTCATGAATTTGGTCATTTTATTTTTGCTAAACGTGGTGGCATATTGGTTCGTGAGTTTTCAATTGGAATGGGACCAAAATTATTTTATCATCGTCATAATGGCACAACGTATACTATCCGTTTACTACCAATTGGTGGCTATGTTCGTATGGCAGGAGAAGGTGAGGATGAAGGAGAACTATCTCCTGGAATGCACCTGTCACTTGTTATAGATGAAAATGGTATCGTGACGAAAATCAACCCAACAAAAAAAGTACAATTACCTAATAGTATACCAATTGAATTGATTGCATATGATTTAGAAGATGAATTATTTATTAAAGGATATGAAAATGGGGATGAATCTGAGGAAAAGGTTTTTCCAGTATCTCATGACGCAACGATTATTGAAGAAGATGGTATTGAAACGCAAATTGCACCACGTGATGTACAATTTCAATCAGCTTCTTTAGGTCGTCGAATTATGACAAATTTTGCGGGTCCAATGAATAACTTCATCTTAGCCGCAGTTCTATTTATTCTTGTAGCCTTTATGCAAGGTGGAAAATATGTTGAAGACCCATCAAACACGATTGGTGGTGTTATCCAAAATAGTGTAGCGGATAAAGCAGGCATTAAACCGGGCGATAAAATTATTCAAGTAAATAGTAATGAAACGCCCAAATTTACGGATATTTCAGCAGAAATTTCTTCTAATGCTGGAAAAAAAGTGTCTTTAGTTTTAGAAAATGATAAAAATGAAAAAAGAACGGTTGAAGTAGTGCCGGAAAAAAGCGAACAAAATCCTAGTATTGGACTGATTGGGATTCAGATTAGCAATAAATTCACGCCATTATCATTTTTTGGTAAAATCCAATATGGAGTGACACAAATGGCAGCTAATTCACTCACTATTTTTAAAGCATTGGGTGATTTGATTACTGGATTTAGTATTAATAAACTAGGTGGACCTGTCATGATTTTTAAACTATCTGAATCTGTGTCAAAAAGTGGCATCATTGCTATTTTATCCTTTACAGCGATATTGTCAGTCAACTTAGGAATTATGAACTTAATTCCATTACCAGGTCTTGATGGTGGAAAGTTAATGCTGAATTTATTTGAAGGTGTTCGCGGTAAACCATTAAGTCAAGAAAAAGAAGTGATGATTACTATGGCTGGAGTGGTGATTCTAGTTGTATTAATGGTTGCCGTTACTTGGAATGATATTCAACGATTTTTTATTCAATAA